The following coding sequences lie in one Pseudomonas monsensis genomic window:
- a CDS encoding FMN-dependent NADH-azoreductase: MKLLHIDSSILGDNSASRQLSSQVVKAWQAAEPTAVVTYRDLAADAISHFSSTTLVAAGTTAELRNAAQQHEAELSASTLAEFIAADAVVIAAPMYNFTVPTQLKAWIDRVAVAGQTFRYTEAGPEGLCGGKKVVIVSTSGGIHAGQASGIAHEEYLKLVLGFLGITDIEIVRAEGLAYGEEVRNNAMTAAQAKISEQLFAAA; encoded by the coding sequence ATGAAACTGCTGCATATCGATTCGAGCATTCTGGGCGACAACTCGGCTTCCCGTCAGTTGAGCAGCCAAGTCGTCAAAGCCTGGCAAGCCGCCGAGCCAACTGCTGTGGTGACTTACCGTGACCTCGCCGCTGACGCCATCAGCCACTTCTCGTCGACCACCCTGGTTGCCGCCGGGACGACTGCAGAACTGCGCAACGCCGCACAACAGCACGAAGCCGAACTGAGCGCCTCGACCCTGGCCGAGTTCATCGCCGCTGACGCCGTAGTGATCGCGGCACCGATGTACAACTTCACCGTGCCGACCCAGCTCAAGGCCTGGATCGACCGCGTTGCCGTCGCCGGCCAGACCTTCCGTTACACCGAAGCCGGCCCTGAAGGCCTGTGCGGTGGCAAGAAAGTGGTGATCGTTTCCACCTCCGGCGGCATTCATGCTGGCCAGGCCAGTGGCATCGCCCACGAAGAGTATCTGAAGCTGGTGCTGGGCTTCCTCGGCATCACCGATATCGAAATCGTCCGCGCCGAAGGCCTGGCGTATGGTGAGGAAGTGCGCAACAACGCCATGACCGCCGCTCAAGCGAAGATCAGCGAGCAACTGTTTGCCGCCGCGTAA
- a CDS encoding alpha/beta hydrolase family protein — MMRLCATLLICLLGSLGSVHAAPGRHPVWSVGYHEMTFLDPLDLQPMRAIAFYPSSDREHTSLLEGYKVEAGEDTKVAIGRFPMLMLSHGNTGTPIALHDLATSLARKGFVVVAVIHPGDNSKDHSRLGTLSNLYGRPIQISEAITATLGDPMLSPFVNADQVGVIGYSAGGETALILSGAQPDLDRLRRYCLERPDDRDACNTQGELIVDRDDLQPVADSRVHALLLMAPLSLKFGRHTLADVHVPVLLYSGDGDKLVAFDKNAAALARKLPTAPDFKLLAGAGHFVFMAPCNEEQIRAMPALCTDADGVDREDIHRNLISEAGQFFSRTLGKPSRAGMQTADQ; from the coding sequence ATGATGCGTCTTTGTGCAACGTTACTGATTTGCCTGCTTGGCAGCCTCGGTTCAGTGCATGCCGCGCCCGGGCGACACCCCGTGTGGAGTGTCGGTTACCACGAGATGACATTCCTCGATCCGCTGGACCTGCAACCGATGCGCGCCATCGCGTTCTATCCTTCCAGCGATCGTGAACACACCAGCCTGCTTGAAGGCTACAAGGTCGAGGCTGGCGAAGACACCAAGGTCGCCATTGGCCGCTTTCCGATGTTGATGCTGTCCCACGGCAACACCGGCACCCCCATCGCGCTGCATGACCTGGCCACCTCGCTGGCCCGCAAGGGTTTTGTCGTGGTCGCGGTGATTCATCCCGGCGACAACTCCAAAGACCACAGCCGACTCGGCACGTTGAGCAACCTCTACGGGCGGCCGATCCAGATTTCCGAAGCGATCACCGCCACCCTCGGCGACCCGATGCTTTCACCATTCGTGAATGCCGATCAGGTCGGCGTGATTGGTTATTCGGCCGGCGGCGAGACCGCGCTGATCCTCTCTGGCGCGCAGCCGGATCTCGATCGTCTGCGCCGTTACTGCCTGGAACGCCCCGACGACCGCGATGCCTGCAACACTCAGGGCGAGCTGATCGTCGATCGCGATGACTTGCAGCCAGTGGCCGATTCGCGCGTGCATGCGCTGCTGCTGATGGCGCCACTGAGTCTGAAGTTCGGGCGCCACACCCTGGCGGACGTACATGTGCCGGTGCTGCTGTACAGCGGCGATGGCGACAAACTGGTGGCTTTCGACAAAAACGCCGCCGCTCTGGCACGCAAACTGCCGACTGCCCCGGACTTCAAACTGCTCGCGGGGGCAGGGCACTTCGTGTTCATGGCGCCGTGCAACGAAGAGCAGATCCGCGCCATGCCGGCGCTGTGCACCGACGCCGACGGCGTGGATCGCGAAGACATCCACCGCAACCTGATCTCCGAAGCCGGGCAATTCTTCTCGCGCACGCTGGGCAAGCCGAGTCGGGCGGGGATGCAAACGGCGGATCAATGA
- a CDS encoding DUF1294 domain-containing protein yields MSDSRARRPEGRPSGGSIQNLKLKLLVLAIVCALPLFGSLSMWLRGISLVPLTAYGVVSVLAFFMYWADKRKARADAWRTPENILHAVELAGGWPGALIAQQVLRHKTRKVSFQILFWVIVALHQVFWIDQLFLGANLLSLF; encoded by the coding sequence ATGAGTGACTCCCGTGCACGTCGCCCGGAGGGTCGTCCGTCAGGCGGCAGTATTCAGAACCTGAAGCTGAAACTGCTGGTTTTGGCGATCGTCTGTGCGTTGCCGCTGTTCGGTTCGCTGTCGATGTGGCTGCGCGGGATCTCGCTGGTGCCACTGACCGCCTATGGTGTGGTCAGTGTGCTGGCGTTCTTCATGTATTGGGCGGACAAGCGCAAGGCACGCGCCGATGCATGGCGCACGCCGGAAAACATTCTCCACGCCGTGGAACTGGCCGGCGGCTGGCCGGGCGCGTTGATTGCCCAGCAAGTGCTCCGGCACAAGACGCGCAAAGTGTCGTTTCAGATTCTGTTCTGGGTGATTGTGGCATTGCACCAGGTGTTCTGGATCGACCAGTTGTTCCTCGGCGCGAACCTGCTTTCATTGTTCTGA
- the lpxO gene encoding lipid A hydroxylase LpxO, translated as MKLIIAAIYVISIAYVHLRGRVRHKLGRQLSDHSTFLAPINCFLYLFSKIPSKPYLNPAEFPDLSPLQAHWQEIREEGQNLLRAGEIKRSNQYDDVGFNSFFKSGWKRFYLKWYGESHPSAMKLCPRTTELVQSIGSIKAAMFAELPPGSKLVRHRDPYAGSYRYHLGLDTPNDAGCYINVDGENYHWRDGEAVVFDETFIHYAENATDKNRIILFCDIERPMKYRWAAAFNRWFSRTVMSAAGAPNDAGDKTGGINRLFTRIYKIRLRGKELKKRNRMRYYLEKWAIFAGLLAIFILI; from the coding sequence GTGAAACTCATCATTGCTGCTATTTATGTCATTTCCATTGCATACGTTCACCTGCGGGGGCGTGTGCGTCACAAACTGGGTCGGCAACTGAGCGATCACTCGACCTTCCTCGCACCGATCAACTGCTTCCTTTATTTGTTCTCGAAGATCCCCAGCAAGCCTTACCTGAATCCGGCGGAGTTTCCTGATCTCAGCCCGTTGCAGGCGCATTGGCAGGAGATCCGCGAAGAAGGCCAGAATCTGTTGCGTGCCGGCGAGATCAAGCGCTCCAACCAGTACGATGACGTCGGTTTCAACTCGTTCTTCAAAAGCGGCTGGAAGCGTTTCTACCTGAAGTGGTACGGCGAAAGTCATCCATCGGCGATGAAGCTGTGCCCGCGCACCACGGAACTGGTGCAAAGCATCGGCTCGATCAAGGCGGCGATGTTCGCCGAACTGCCGCCGGGGTCGAAACTGGTACGGCACCGCGACCCCTATGCCGGTTCTTACCGCTATCACCTGGGCCTGGATACGCCCAATGACGCCGGTTGCTACATCAACGTTGACGGTGAGAACTACCACTGGCGCGACGGCGAGGCGGTGGTGTTCGATGAGACGTTCATCCATTACGCCGAAAACGCCACGGACAAGAACCGCATCATCCTGTTCTGCGACATCGAGCGCCCGATGAAGTACCGCTGGGCGGCGGCGTTCAACCGGTGGTTCAGCCGCACGGTAATGTCGGCGGCGGGTGCCCCGAATGATGCCGGCGACAAAACCGGCGGCATCAACCGTCTGTTTACCAGAATCTACAAGATTCGCCTGCGCGGCAAAGAGCTGAAAAAACGCAACCGCATGCGGTATTACCTGGAGAAATGGGCGATTTTCGCTGGCTTGCTGGCGATCTTCATCCTGATCTGA
- a CDS encoding PQQ-dependent sugar dehydrogenase — protein sequence MLRKTLLASLCAGALISVPVHAAAPKALQSEQGSLEVTTLAQGLEHPWALAFLPDRQGVLVTERPGNLRVVAADGKLSAPIDGVPEVWAKGQGGLLDVVLSPDFKADRLVYLSYAEGGAEGGKAGTAVGRGRLSEDLKSLKDFKVIFRQEPKLSVGNHFGSRLVFDRDGYLFITLGENNDRPTAQDLDKLQGKIVRLYPDGRVPDDNPFVGQSGVRPEIWAYGIRNPQGAALNPWTGTLWENEHGPRGGDEVNIIERGKNYGWPLATHGINYSMQPIPEAQGETAEGTVAPHHVWEKSPGVSGMTFYDGDRFKPWQHNAFIGALATQELIRLQFDGDKVVHEERLLGELKQRIRDVRQGPDGYLYVLTDEENGSLYKLGLK from the coding sequence ATGTTGCGTAAAACCCTTTTAGCCAGCCTGTGCGCCGGCGCGCTGATCAGCGTCCCGGTACATGCCGCCGCCCCCAAGGCGCTGCAAAGCGAACAGGGCAGTCTTGAAGTCACCACTCTGGCCCAAGGGCTGGAGCATCCCTGGGCGCTGGCCTTTTTGCCTGATCGGCAAGGCGTGCTGGTGACTGAGCGGCCGGGCAACCTGCGGGTCGTCGCGGCCGACGGCAAGCTGTCCGCGCCCATCGACGGGGTCCCGGAAGTCTGGGCCAAGGGGCAGGGCGGTTTGCTCGATGTCGTGTTGTCGCCGGACTTCAAGGCCGACCGGCTTGTGTATCTGTCCTACGCCGAGGGCGGTGCTGAAGGGGGCAAGGCCGGGACGGCGGTCGGGCGCGGGCGCTTGTCGGAGGACCTGAAGAGCCTCAAGGACTTCAAGGTGATCTTTCGTCAGGAGCCGAAGTTGTCGGTGGGCAATCATTTCGGCTCGCGTCTGGTGTTCGATCGCGACGGTTATCTGTTTATCACCCTGGGCGAGAACAACGATCGGCCGACCGCACAGGACCTCGACAAATTGCAGGGCAAGATCGTACGTCTCTATCCCGACGGCAGAGTGCCGGACGACAATCCATTCGTGGGCCAGTCCGGCGTGCGCCCGGAGATCTGGGCCTATGGCATTCGTAACCCGCAGGGCGCGGCACTCAACCCATGGACGGGCACCCTGTGGGAAAACGAGCACGGGCCTCGGGGTGGCGATGAGGTGAATATCATTGAACGCGGGAAAAACTACGGTTGGCCGTTGGCGACCCACGGCATCAACTACTCGATGCAACCGATTCCCGAAGCGCAGGGTGAAACCGCTGAAGGCACGGTCGCGCCGCATCATGTCTGGGAAAAGTCGCCGGGCGTCAGCGGCATGACGTTCTATGACGGTGACCGCTTCAAACCGTGGCAACACAACGCGTTTATCGGCGCGCTGGCGACTCAGGAGCTGATTCGCCTGCAGTTCGATGGCGACAAGGTGGTGCATGAAGAGCGGTTGCTGGGCGAGCTGAAACAGAGGATTCGCGATGTGCGCCAAGGGCCGGACGGTTACTTGTATGTGCTGACGGATGAAGAGAATGGATCACTCTACAAACTCGGCCTGAAGTAA
- a CDS encoding undecaprenyl-diphosphate phosphatase has translation MDLWTALQALILGVVEGLTEFLPISSTGHQIIVADLLDFGGERAMAFNIIIQLGAILAVVWEFRRKIADVVIGLPTQPSARRFTANLLIAFLPAVVLGVVFADLIHEYLFNPITVATALVIGGLIMLWAEKRQHQVHAETVDEITWKDALKVGFAQCLAMIPGTSRSGSTIIGGLLFGLSRKTATEFSFFLAMPTMVGAAVYSGYKYRHLFVPADVPVFAIGFVTAFIFAMIAVRGLLKFIASHSYAAFAWYRIVFGLVILATWQFGWVDWSAAKP, from the coding sequence ATGGATCTTTGGACGGCCTTGCAGGCACTGATACTAGGCGTTGTAGAAGGGCTTACGGAGTTTTTGCCCATTTCCAGTACCGGACACCAGATCATCGTTGCCGATTTGCTCGATTTCGGCGGCGAACGGGCCATGGCGTTTAACATCATTATCCAGCTCGGCGCGATTCTCGCGGTGGTCTGGGAGTTCCGGCGCAAGATTGCCGACGTGGTCATCGGCTTGCCGACCCAACCGAGTGCACGGCGCTTTACCGCCAATCTGCTGATCGCCTTCCTGCCGGCCGTCGTGCTCGGGGTGGTGTTTGCCGACCTGATCCACGAATACCTGTTTAACCCTATCACCGTTGCGACGGCGCTGGTGATCGGTGGCCTCATCATGTTGTGGGCGGAAAAGCGTCAACATCAAGTGCATGCCGAAACGGTCGACGAAATTACCTGGAAAGACGCGTTGAAAGTCGGCTTCGCCCAGTGCCTGGCAATGATTCCCGGTACGTCGCGTTCTGGCTCGACCATCATTGGCGGGCTGTTGTTCGGCTTGTCGCGCAAGACCGCGACCGAGTTCTCGTTCTTTCTGGCCATGCCGACCATGGTCGGTGCCGCCGTTTACTCGGGCTACAAGTACCGTCATCTGTTTGTGCCGGCGGACGTTCCGGTGTTCGCCATCGGCTTCGTCACGGCGTTTATTTTCGCCATGATCGCCGTGCGCGGCTTGCTCAAATTCATCGCCAGCCACAGCTATGCGGCGTTTGCCTGGTACCGGATTGTCTTCGGTCTGGTGATTCTGGCGACCTGGCAGTTCGGCTGGGTGGACTGGTCGGCCGCCAAACCATGA
- a CDS encoding LysR substrate-binding domain-containing protein, whose amino-acid sequence MQDLNDLYYFAKVVEAGGFAAAGRLLGIPKSRLSRRIAELEERLGARLLQRTTRQLNLTAVGERYLRHCQAMLLEAEMADEAVASMSSEPRGRLRVSCPTGLAREMLPWVISDFLGKFPQVQLEVVLLNRRVDLVAEGFDVALRVRESGDEDPLLVTRRLRQAQTVVVASPAFAERQSISHPQDLKNLPVLGALEADRLVHVRLLDQHGKSFELNMEARLGIDDFIVRKACVLAGQGFTLLPMMYCEEELQNGSLVQLLPEWSLPGGWLQAVYPHRRGVMPAVRAWIDHLVESFNACGERLL is encoded by the coding sequence ATGCAAGATCTCAACGATCTCTACTATTTCGCCAAGGTGGTCGAAGCCGGTGGCTTTGCGGCGGCCGGCCGTTTGTTGGGCATTCCCAAGTCGCGCCTGTCGCGACGCATTGCCGAACTGGAAGAACGCCTCGGCGCACGTTTGCTGCAACGCACCACGCGCCAGTTGAACCTCACCGCGGTTGGCGAACGCTATCTGCGCCACTGCCAGGCCATGTTACTGGAAGCGGAAATGGCCGATGAAGCCGTCGCCAGCATGTCCAGCGAACCGCGTGGGCGCCTGCGGGTGTCCTGCCCGACCGGTCTGGCGCGGGAAATGTTGCCGTGGGTGATCAGCGATTTTCTCGGCAAATTCCCCCAGGTGCAGCTGGAAGTGGTCCTGCTGAACCGGCGGGTGGACCTCGTGGCCGAGGGCTTCGATGTCGCGCTGCGAGTACGCGAATCGGGTGACGAAGACCCGCTGCTGGTCACCCGGCGCCTGCGCCAGGCGCAGACAGTCGTGGTGGCGAGCCCGGCGTTCGCCGAGCGGCAGTCGATCAGCCATCCGCAGGATTTGAAGAACCTGCCGGTGCTCGGCGCACTGGAAGCCGATCGCCTGGTCCATGTGCGCCTGCTCGACCAGCACGGCAAAAGTTTCGAGTTGAATATGGAGGCACGGCTGGGTATCGACGACTTTATAGTGCGCAAGGCCTGCGTGCTGGCCGGCCAGGGTTTCACCCTGCTGCCGATGATGTACTGCGAAGAGGAACTGCAGAACGGCTCGCTGGTGCAACTGCTGCCCGAATGGTCGTTGCCCGGCGGCTGGCTGCAAGCGGTGTACCCGCATCGACGCGGGGTGATGCCGGCGGTGCGCGCGTGGATCGACCACCTGGTCGAATCGTTCAATGCCTGTGGGGAGCGGTTGTTATGA
- a CDS encoding Ku protein, with protein MARAIWKGAISFGLVHIPVALVSATASQGVDFDWLDSRSMDPVGYKRVNKVTGKEVTKDHIVKGVAYEKGRYVVLSEEEIRSAHPVSTQTIDIFSFVEADQIPLQNIDTPYYLAPDKRGGKVYALLRETLSKTNKVALARVVLHTRQYLAALMPLESALVLVKLRWPQEVRGLDELDLGSEVTKPQLAKGELDMARRLVEDMSADWKPEDYKDEFEAKIMALVEKKAHEGKIEDVETVGGEEERKTADVIDLTELLKRSLGGKAAAKPKAKSAKPAKAAPAKKTKKAS; from the coding sequence ATGGCTCGGGCAATCTGGAAAGGCGCGATCAGTTTCGGTCTGGTTCACATCCCGGTCGCGCTGGTGTCGGCGACCGCCTCGCAAGGCGTCGACTTTGACTGGCTCGACAGCCGCAGCATGGACCCGGTGGGCTATAAACGGGTGAACAAGGTGACCGGCAAAGAGGTCACCAAAGACCATATCGTCAAGGGCGTGGCTTACGAAAAAGGTCGGTATGTGGTGCTCAGCGAGGAGGAAATTCGCTCGGCGCACCCGGTGTCCACCCAGACCATTGATATTTTCTCGTTTGTCGAGGCTGATCAGATTCCCCTGCAAAACATCGATACGCCCTACTACCTGGCACCGGACAAACGGGGCGGCAAGGTCTACGCGCTGCTGCGTGAAACCCTGAGCAAGACCAACAAAGTCGCCCTCGCTCGGGTGGTGCTGCATACGCGCCAGTATCTGGCCGCGCTGATGCCGCTGGAGTCGGCACTGGTGCTGGTGAAGTTACGCTGGCCGCAGGAAGTCCGCGGGCTCGACGAGCTGGATCTGGGCAGCGAAGTGACCAAGCCGCAACTGGCCAAGGGCGAACTGGACATGGCCAGGCGCCTGGTTGAAGACATGAGCGCAGACTGGAAGCCCGAAGACTACAAGGACGAGTTCGAAGCCAAGATCATGGCGCTGGTCGAGAAGAAAGCCCATGAAGGCAAGATCGAGGATGTCGAGACTGTGGGTGGCGAAGAGGAGCGCAAAACGGCGGATGTTATCGACTTGACCGAGCTGCTCAAACGCAGTCTGGGTGGGAAAGCAGCGGCAAAACCCAAGGCAAAATCAGCGAAGCCGGCCAAGGCGGCCCCGGCGAAAAAGACCAAGAAGGCTTCTTGA
- a CDS encoding ABC-F family ATPase: MISTANITMQFGAKPLFENVSVKFGAGNRYGLIGANGCGKSTFMKILGGDLDPSGGQVMLEPNVRLGKLRQDQFAYEEFTVIDTVIMGHEELWKVKAERDRIYSLAEMSEEDGMAVAELETEFAEMDGYTAESRAGELLLGLGIPLEQHFGPMSEVSPGWKLRVLLAQALFSDPEVLLLDEPTNHLDINTIRWLENILTQRNSLMIIISHDRHFLNSVCTHMADLDYGELRLFPGNYDEYMTVATQSREQLLSDNAKKKAQISELQSFVSRFSANASKAKQATSRAKAIDKIQLAEVKPSSRVSPFIRFEQNKKLHRQAVMVEKMAKGFDGKPLFKDFSFQVEAGERVAIIGPNGIGKTTLLRTLVNELTPDAGSVKWTDAAELGYYAQDHAHDFEDDVTLFDWMGQWTQGEQMIRGTLGRMLFSNDEILKSVKVISGGEQGRMLFGKLILQKPNVLIMDEPTNHLDMESIEALNLALENYPGTLIFVSHDREFVSSLATRIIELSPNGVTDFSGTYDDYLRSQGVVL; the protein is encoded by the coding sequence TTGATTTCTACAGCTAACATCACGATGCAGTTCGGCGCCAAGCCGCTCTTCGAAAACGTTTCGGTCAAATTTGGCGCGGGCAACCGCTACGGCCTGATCGGCGCCAACGGTTGCGGCAAGTCGACCTTCATGAAAATCCTCGGCGGCGACCTTGATCCGTCCGGCGGCCAGGTCATGCTCGAGCCGAACGTGCGTCTGGGTAAATTGCGCCAGGACCAGTTCGCGTACGAAGAATTCACCGTGATCGACACCGTGATCATGGGTCACGAAGAGCTGTGGAAGGTCAAGGCAGAACGCGACCGCATCTACTCACTGGCGGAAATGTCTGAAGAAGACGGCATGGCCGTGGCCGAGCTGGAAACCGAGTTCGCTGAAATGGACGGCTACACCGCCGAATCCCGTGCTGGCGAGCTGCTGCTGGGTCTGGGCATTCCACTGGAACAGCATTTCGGCCCGATGAGCGAAGTCTCCCCAGGCTGGAAACTGCGCGTATTGCTGGCTCAGGCCCTGTTCTCCGATCCCGAAGTGCTGTTGCTCGACGAACCGACCAACCACTTGGACATCAACACCATTCGCTGGCTGGAAAACATCCTGACTCAGCGTAACAGTCTGATGATCATCATCTCTCACGACCGTCACTTCCTGAACAGCGTGTGCACGCACATGGCTGACCTGGATTACGGCGAGCTGCGCCTGTTCCCGGGCAACTACGACGAGTACATGACCGTGGCGACCCAGTCCCGCGAGCAACTGCTGTCGGACAACGCCAAGAAGAAGGCGCAGATTTCCGAGCTGCAATCGTTCGTCAGCCGCTTCTCGGCCAACGCCTCGAAAGCCAAACAGGCCACTTCCCGCGCCAAGGCGATCGACAAGATCCAACTGGCCGAGGTCAAGCCTTCCAGCCGCGTGAGCCCGTTCATCCGTTTCGAGCAGAACAAAAAGCTGCACCGCCAGGCGGTCATGGTCGAAAAGATGGCCAAAGGTTTCGACGGCAAGCCACTGTTCAAGGACTTCAGCTTCCAGGTTGAAGCCGGCGAGCGCGTAGCGATCATCGGTCCGAACGGTATCGGCAAGACCACCCTGCTGCGCACCCTGGTCAATGAACTGACCCCGGATGCCGGTAGCGTCAAGTGGACCGACGCCGCAGAGCTGGGCTACTACGCTCAGGACCACGCGCACGACTTCGAAGACGACGTGACCCTGTTCGACTGGATGGGTCAGTGGACTCAGGGCGAGCAGATGATTCGCGGTACTTTGGGCCGCATGCTGTTCTCCAACGACGAGATCCTCAAGTCGGTCAAGGTGATTTCCGGTGGTGAGCAAGGTCGCATGCTCTTCGGCAAGCTGATCCTGCAAAAGCCGAACGTGCTGATCATGGACGAACCGACCAACCACCTGGACATGGAATCGATCGAGGCGCTGAACCTGGCGCTGGAGAACTACCCGGGCACGCTGATCTTCGTCAGCCACGACCGTGAGTTCGTATCGTCCCTGGCCACGCGCATCATCGAGCTGAGCCCGAATGGCGTGACTGACTTCAGCGGCACTTACGATGACTACCTGCGTAGTCAGGGTGTGGTGCTCTAA
- a CDS encoding MFS transporter — MSAQQPPPQSTMAITLQIVSIVFYTFIAFLCIGLPIAVLPGYVHEQLGFSAIVAGLVIGSQYLATLLSRPMAGRMSDTIGTKRAIVYGLSGIALSGLLTLISSLLQDYPLPSLLILIVGRLLLGVAQGLIGVGTISWCMGQLGAEHTARSIGWNGIASYGAIAIGAPLGVVMVADYGFASLGIALSVLAAGALVLIRNKPSVPVVRGERLPFWAVFGRIAPFGASLSLASIGYGTLTTFITLYYLNRGWSGAAYCLTVFGVCFIVSRLLFISAISRFGGFNSAIACMTIETVGLVLLWLAPSTAFALIGAGLAGFGLSLVYPALGVEAIKQVPNSSRGSGLGAYAVFFDLALAIAGPLMGAVALNLGYSWIFFSAALLSVTGLGLTLLLKRRAMS, encoded by the coding sequence ATGTCTGCGCAGCAACCGCCCCCGCAGAGCACCATGGCGATCACCCTGCAGATCGTCTCCATCGTGTTCTATACCTTTATCGCTTTCCTCTGCATCGGCCTGCCGATCGCGGTGTTGCCCGGTTACGTCCATGAACAGTTGGGGTTCAGCGCCATTGTGGCGGGGCTGGTGATCGGCTCACAGTACCTGGCCACCCTGCTCAGCCGGCCAATGGCCGGACGCATGTCGGACACCATCGGCACCAAACGCGCGATTGTTTATGGCTTGTCGGGGATTGCGCTCAGTGGCTTGTTGACGCTGATCTCGTCGTTGCTGCAAGACTACCCGCTGCCGAGCCTGCTGATTTTGATTGTCGGACGCCTATTGCTCGGGGTCGCACAGGGCTTGATCGGGGTCGGCACCATCAGTTGGTGCATGGGCCAGCTCGGTGCCGAGCACACCGCAAGGTCTATCGGCTGGAACGGCATTGCCTCCTACGGCGCGATTGCGATTGGCGCGCCGCTGGGCGTGGTCATGGTCGCCGATTACGGTTTTGCCAGCCTCGGCATCGCGCTGTCAGTACTGGCGGCGGGCGCTCTGGTGCTGATCCGCAATAAACCCTCAGTGCCGGTGGTGCGCGGTGAACGGCTGCCTTTTTGGGCAGTGTTCGGGCGCATTGCACCGTTTGGCGCCAGTTTGAGTCTGGCGTCTATCGGTTACGGCACGCTGACTACCTTCATCACTCTGTATTACCTCAATCGGGGTTGGAGCGGCGCGGCGTATTGCCTGACGGTGTTTGGCGTATGTTTCATCGTGTCGCGGCTGCTGTTCATTTCGGCAATCAGTCGTTTTGGCGGATTCAATTCAGCGATTGCCTGCATGACCATCGAAACCGTTGGCCTGGTGCTGTTGTGGCTGGCCCCGTCCACCGCGTTCGCGTTGATCGGGGCGGGCCTGGCGGGTTTTGGCTTGTCGCTGGTGTACCCGGCACTGGGTGTTGAGGCGATCAAGCAGGTGCCCAACTCCAGCCGGGGTTCGGGGTTGGGCGCGTACGCGGTGTTCTTCGATCTGGCGCTGGCGATTGCCGGGCCGCTGATGGGCGCGGTGGCGCTGAATTTGGGGTATTCGTGGATTTTCTTCAGTGCAGCGCTACTGTCGGTGACCGGGCTGGGGTTGACCTTGCTGCTCAAGCGCCGGGCGATGTCTTGA
- a CDS encoding MmcQ/YjbR family DNA-binding protein produces the protein MSKGKMSEADVAAFCLALPGAREDYKWGGVRVFSIAGNKMFALQGLRGDSLAFKVDKDLFLGHCDRPGIHPAPYLARAQWIIMHPPYPLGAEELQGLLMRSHQLVVSKLPKKTRIGLLL, from the coding sequence ATGAGCAAGGGAAAGATGAGCGAAGCCGACGTGGCAGCGTTCTGCCTGGCGTTGCCGGGCGCTCGAGAGGATTACAAATGGGGCGGCGTGCGGGTGTTCTCGATTGCCGGTAACAAGATGTTCGCCTTGCAGGGTTTGCGCGGCGATTCGCTGGCATTCAAGGTCGACAAGGATCTGTTCCTCGGCCATTGCGACCGCCCGGGCATTCACCCGGCGCCGTATCTGGCGCGGGCGCAGTGGATCATCATGCACCCGCCCTACCCGCTGGGTGCGGAGGAACTGCAGGGATTGCTGATGCGTTCGCATCAACTGGTGGTGAGTAAGTTGCCCAAGAAAACCCGAATCGGATTATTGCTTTGA